From the genome of Desulfobaculum xiamenense, one region includes:
- the metF gene encoding methylenetetrahydrofolate reductase [NAD(P)H]: MRIRDLMAKNGQFISLEFFPPKEREAWPKFFETVEQLKGVDPLFASVTYGAGGGTQANTLEIVRRLKLDQGLEPMAHLTCVGADAERISAFLDELRGMGVDNVLALRGDPPKGAEQFSPDNEAFAHASDLVRFIRSAHPDMGIAVAGYPEGHPECATFREDYGYLKGKLDAGGDFVMTQLFFDNRLYWNFVDLMRAMGVTKPIIPGVLPIMSLQSVKRILGFCGASIPGKFLLELEAADAAGGEKAAYEVGMNWAKRQVRELLDGGAPGVHLYTLNRAQAVLEIVDSLGRLH; this comes from the coding sequence GTGCGCATAAGGGATCTCATGGCGAAGAACGGACAGTTCATCTCGCTGGAGTTCTTTCCGCCCAAGGAACGGGAGGCGTGGCCCAAATTCTTTGAGACTGTGGAGCAACTCAAGGGGGTCGATCCGCTGTTCGCGTCCGTGACCTACGGCGCGGGCGGTGGCACGCAGGCCAACACCCTTGAGATTGTGCGCCGCCTCAAGCTGGATCAGGGGCTTGAACCCATGGCCCACCTGACCTGCGTGGGCGCCGACGCCGAGCGCATTTCCGCCTTTCTGGACGAGCTTCGCGGCATGGGAGTGGACAACGTCCTCGCCCTGCGTGGCGATCCGCCCAAGGGCGCGGAGCAGTTCAGCCCGGATAACGAGGCTTTCGCTCATGCGTCGGACCTCGTGCGCTTCATCCGTTCCGCCCACCCCGACATGGGCATAGCCGTGGCCGGGTATCCGGAAGGGCACCCCGAGTGCGCGACCTTCCGCGAGGATTACGGATATCTCAAGGGCAAGCTGGACGCCGGGGGCGACTTCGTCATGACCCAGCTGTTCTTCGATAACCGACTGTACTGGAATTTTGTGGACCTCATGCGAGCCATGGGCGTCACCAAGCCAATTATTCCCGGCGTGCTGCCCATTATGAGCCTGCAATCCGTGAAGCGGATTCTCGGATTCTGCGGGGCGAGCATTCCGGGCAAGTTCCTGCTCGAACTCGAAGCCGCCGATGCGGCGGGCGGCGAGAAGGCCGCCTACGAAGTGGGCATGAACTGGGCCAAGCGACAGGTGCGGGAGCTGCTGGACGGCGGCGCGCCCGGCGTGCATCTGTACACCCTGAACAGGGCGCAGGCCGTGCTTGAAATCGTGGATTCCCTCGGCCGCCTGCACTAG
- a CDS encoding (deoxy)nucleoside triphosphate pyrophosphohydrolase codes for MNGVVEVVAGIVWRDGRFLAVERPQGKPQAGFWEFPGGKVERGESLEDALVRELREELDLTPTDMELWQEKRHDYEHISVRLHFFHVHAHSGAVVPHEGHAWRWFVPGETGDVPFLAADTEIVDELARWANAKRS; via the coding sequence ATGAACGGCGTCGTTGAGGTCGTGGCCGGAATAGTCTGGCGCGATGGCCGTTTTCTCGCAGTAGAGCGCCCACAGGGCAAGCCGCAGGCCGGTTTCTGGGAATTTCCCGGAGGCAAGGTCGAACGTGGCGAATCCCTTGAGGATGCCCTTGTACGCGAACTGCGGGAGGAATTGGACCTGACTCCCACGGACATGGAACTGTGGCAGGAAAAGCGGCACGATTACGAGCATATCAGCGTGCGCCTGCATTTCTTCCATGTCCACGCCCACAGCGGCGCGGTTGTCCCGCACGAGGGGCACGCGTGGCGGTGGTTCGTTCCCGGAGAGACCGGGGATGTGCCCTTTCTTGCGGCGGATACGGAGATCGTCGACGAACTGGCCCGCTGGGCCAACGCGAAAAGGAGCTAG
- the abc-f gene encoding ribosomal protection-like ABC-F family protein, whose protein sequence is MSRISIQSLSKSFGGRDLFEAFSLEVTPGMRLAVVGPNGCGKSTFIKILAGIEAADTGLVSMPKGVQLGYSKQELQQEELTRPVLGFVLDVLPSWRDFWKRWETATHAGDKGELARLAQEQAHLEHTYGYNPEHKAKSVLTGLGFSEEQWDKPLNVLSGGWRERAKLARILVAGAGVLLLDEPTNHLDLEAVEWLEDYLHSFEGALVFVAHDRVFLDRLATHVLFLGGTRAMVRPGTFSQFLTWYAETEDQRRREERRVADEIGRKMDFVRRFQFKATKARQANSVKKQVAKLERELDGLKTPVRKQKELSFTWPKPARGNKIPLSVMDVSLSYGDGPSLWKSLSFNLYEGQKIALAGPNGCGKSSLIKCIVGAQKLSSGRIEIGSNMVVGYYSQHQADTLDLEKTALGEIRRLSDPRTTEEELRSVLGLFMLGEEYWDRKVSELSGGEKNRLILATLFLKRANFLILDEPTNHLDLESRDALVQALQDYTGTVLMVAHDRYLLSEVAEQVWWLKPEGIEVFLDGYEGYDRARKAEARGEDPAAVAAAAADDAVKALGRAESKALKRQQAEARNAIYRELKPKQESYAKMEAELEKLLEEQGDVEQELADPEVYADVPRSTELMRRFKELQDASERKLEKLAVLEAEIAKLEAEREALSAT, encoded by the coding sequence ATGTCCAGAATTTCGATTCAGAGCCTGTCCAAGTCCTTCGGCGGGCGCGATTTGTTCGAGGCCTTCTCCCTTGAGGTCACGCCGGGAATGCGGTTGGCCGTCGTGGGACCGAACGGTTGCGGCAAGTCCACCTTCATCAAGATCCTCGCGGGCATCGAGGCGGCGGACACGGGACTGGTCTCCATGCCCAAGGGCGTGCAACTCGGCTATTCCAAGCAGGAGTTGCAGCAGGAGGAACTGACGCGGCCCGTGCTCGGGTTCGTGCTCGACGTTCTGCCCTCGTGGCGCGATTTCTGGAAGCGGTGGGAGACGGCCACCCATGCCGGGGACAAGGGCGAACTGGCGCGTCTGGCGCAGGAGCAGGCGCATCTGGAGCATACCTACGGCTACAATCCCGAGCACAAGGCCAAGTCCGTGCTGACGGGTCTCGGCTTTTCCGAGGAGCAGTGGGACAAGCCGCTCAACGTGCTTTCCGGCGGCTGGCGCGAACGCGCCAAGCTGGCGCGGATTCTCGTGGCCGGTGCGGGCGTGCTGCTGCTCGACGAACCCACCAACCATCTCGATCTTGAGGCCGTGGAATGGCTTGAGGACTATCTGCACTCCTTCGAGGGCGCGCTGGTCTTCGTCGCGCATGACCGTGTGTTCCTCGATCGGTTGGCCACGCATGTGCTGTTCCTTGGCGGCACGCGGGCCATGGTGCGCCCCGGTACCTTCTCGCAGTTCCTGACCTGGTATGCGGAGACGGAGGACCAGCGTAGGCGCGAGGAGCGCCGCGTGGCCGACGAGATCGGCCGCAAGATGGATTTCGTGCGCCGTTTCCAGTTCAAGGCCACCAAGGCCCGGCAGGCCAACAGCGTGAAGAAGCAGGTGGCCAAGCTGGAAAGGGAACTCGACGGCCTCAAGACCCCGGTGCGCAAGCAGAAGGAACTGTCCTTCACGTGGCCCAAGCCCGCGCGAGGCAACAAGATTCCGCTGTCCGTCATGGATGTTTCGCTCTCCTACGGCGACGGTCCGAGCCTGTGGAAGTCCCTGTCCTTCAATCTTTACGAGGGGCAGAAGATTGCGCTGGCCGGTCCCAACGGCTGTGGCAAGTCCTCGCTCATCAAGTGCATCGTCGGCGCGCAGAAGCTGAGTTCCGGACGCATCGAGATCGGCTCCAACATGGTGGTGGGCTACTACAGCCAGCATCAGGCCGATACCCTCGACCTTGAAAAGACGGCGCTCGGCGAAATCCGCCGCCTGTCTGATCCGCGCACCACGGAAGAGGAACTGCGCAGCGTGCTTGGCCTGTTCATGCTTGGCGAGGAATACTGGGACCGCAAGGTGTCGGAGCTTTCCGGCGGCGAGAAGAACCGCCTGATTCTGGCCACGCTGTTCCTCAAGCGCGCCAACTTCCTCATCCTCGACGAGCCGACCAACCATCTGGACCTCGAAAGCCGCGACGCCCTCGTGCAGGCGCTTCAGGACTATACCGGAACGGTGCTCATGGTCGCGCACGATCGGTATCTGCTGTCCGAAGTGGCGGAGCAGGTGTGGTGGCTCAAGCCCGAGGGCATCGAGGTGTTCCTCGACGGCTACGAGGGCTATGACCGCGCCCGCAAGGCCGAGGCGCGCGGCGAGGATCCGGCCGCCGTGGCCGCTGCCGCTGCGGACGACGCCGTCAAGGCTCTTGGCCGCGCGGAGAGCAAGGCCCTCAAGCGCCAGCAGGCCGAGGCCAGAAACGCCATCTATCGCGAACTCAAGCCCAAGCAGGAGTCCTACGCGAAGATGGAGGCGGAGCTGGAGAAGCTTCTGGAGGAGCAGGGCGACGTGGAGCAGGAACTGGCCGACCCCGAGGTCTATGCCGACGTGCCCCGGTCCACGGAACTGATGCGCCGCTTCAAGGAGCTTCAGGACGCTTCCGAGCGCAAGCTGGAGAAACTGGCCGTTCTCGAAGCCGAGATCGCGAAACTTGAGGCCGAGCGGGAAGCGCTCAGCGCAACTTGA
- the leuB gene encoding 3-isopropylmalate dehydrogenase, whose translation MATYRICFLPGDGIGPEIMTQARRVLDRVGERFGHTFTVTEALIGGAAIDATGGPLPQATIDTCLASDAVLLGAVGGPRWDELDPSIRPERGLLGIRKAMGLFANLRPARLFSQLRKACFLREDIVERGIDVMVVRELTGGLYFGEPRGIEVRDGERVGVNTMIYAEHEIRRIARVAFEAARRRSGRVCNVDKANVLDVSRLWREVVVATAADYPDVQLSHMYVDNAAMQLVRDPSQFDVIVTGNLFGDILSDEASIITGSIGMLPSASLGDGGPGLYEPIHGSAPDIAGQDKANPLATILSVAMMLRHTLGLEAEASAIEDAVSGVLSDGWRTGDIMEPGAKPVGCAGMGAKVAERL comes from the coding sequence ATGGCGACCTACAGGATTTGTTTCCTTCCCGGCGACGGCATCGGTCCCGAGATCATGACGCAGGCGCGGCGCGTGCTGGACCGTGTGGGCGAGCGCTTCGGCCATACCTTTACGGTCACCGAGGCCCTCATCGGTGGTGCGGCCATCGACGCCACGGGCGGTCCTCTGCCGCAGGCGACCATTGATACCTGCCTCGCCTCGGACGCTGTGCTGCTTGGCGCGGTGGGCGGTCCTCGCTGGGACGAGCTTGACCCGTCCATCCGTCCGGAGCGCGGGCTGCTCGGCATCCGCAAGGCCATGGGCCTTTTCGCGAACCTGCGCCCGGCGCGGCTGTTTTCGCAGCTTCGCAAGGCCTGCTTCCTGCGCGAGGATATTGTGGAGCGCGGCATCGACGTGATGGTTGTGCGCGAGCTGACCGGTGGGCTCTACTTCGGCGAACCGCGCGGCATTGAGGTGCGCGACGGCGAGCGCGTGGGCGTGAACACCATGATCTATGCCGAGCACGAAATCCGGCGCATCGCCCGCGTAGCCTTCGAGGCGGCGCGGCGGCGCTCCGGCCGGGTGTGCAACGTGGACAAGGCCAACGTGCTCGACGTGTCGCGCCTGTGGCGCGAGGTGGTCGTCGCCACCGCCGCCGACTATCCGGACGTGCAGCTCTCGCATATGTACGTGGACAACGCGGCCATGCAGTTGGTGCGCGACCCCTCGCAGTTCGACGTCATCGTCACTGGCAACCTCTTCGGCGACATTCTCTCCGATGAGGCGTCGATCATCACCGGCTCCATCGGCATGCTGCCCTCGGCGTCCCTCGGCGACGGCGGACCCGGACTCTACGAGCCGATCCACGGTTCCGCCCCGGACATCGCCGGGCAGGACAAGGCCAATCCGCTGGCGACCATCCTTTCCGTGGCGATGATGCTCCGGCATACGCTGGGGCTGGAGGCCGAGGCCTCGGCCATCGAGGATGCGGTGAGCGGTGTGCTGTCCGACGGCTGGCGCACCGGGGACATCATGGAGCCGGGCGCGAAGCCCGTGGGCTGCGCCGGCATGGGCGCGAAGGTGGCAGAGCGGCTATAG
- a CDS encoding 3-isopropylmalate dehydratase small subunit codes for MKYTGKAHTVGANIDTDAIIPARFLVTTDEAQLGANCMEGLEAGWVRRVSPGDVLVAGPNFGCGSSREHAPIAIKGAGIPVVVAHSFARIFYRNGFNMGLVLVEIGDAVERIADGHEIEVDTDAGVIRNLTTGEEIVCRPVPPSMQEILDAGGLVDYVRRRLEAEGRV; via the coding sequence ATGAAATACACAGGAAAGGCCCACACCGTGGGCGCGAACATCGATACGGACGCCATCATCCCGGCCCGCTTTCTCGTCACGACGGACGAGGCGCAACTCGGCGCAAATTGCATGGAGGGGCTTGAGGCGGGCTGGGTCCGCCGCGTGTCCCCCGGTGACGTGCTGGTGGCCGGGCCGAACTTTGGCTGCGGCTCCAGCCGCGAGCATGCCCCCATCGCCATCAAGGGCGCGGGCATTCCCGTGGTGGTGGCGCACAGCTTTGCGCGCATTTTCTACCGCAACGGCTTCAACATGGGGCTGGTCCTCGTGGAGATCGGCGACGCCGTGGAGCGCATCGCCGACGGCCACGAGATAGAGGTGGATACCGACGCGGGCGTCATCCGCAATCTGACCACCGGCGAGGAAATCGTCTGTCGTCCGGTGCCGCCTTCAATGCAGGAGATTCTGGATGCCGGAGGGCTGGTGGACTACGTGCGTCGCCGCCTTGAGGCCGAGGGGAGAGTGTAA
- the leuC gene encoding 3-isopropylmalate dehydratase large subunit codes for MPRTLAHKILQAATNEEIREDGQIVRCRVSMVLANDITAPLAIKSFRAMGAASVFDRDRVALVCDHFTPNKDIDSAEQVKVVRDFAERQRITHYYEGGNVGVEHALLPELGIVGPGDVVVGADSHTCTYGGLGAFATGMGSTDIAAAMALGETWFKVPPTIRVNVDGEMGNYVQGKDIMLRLIGEIGVAGALYRALEFGGPAIDALSVEGRMTIANMAIEAGGKVGLFPVDAKTIAYAEAAGRSGCEEMVPDPGAHYERVVDIDVTGMEPQVACPHLPDNVKPVSVVTGVKVHQAVIGSCTNGRIEDMREAAAVLKGRKVARSVRCIVLPATPGIWRQALKEGLIAIFMDAGCVVGPPTCGPCLGGHMGILAGGERAIATTNRNFRGRMGSLESEVYLANPAVAAASAVAGEILHPAKL; via the coding sequence ATGCCCCGCACCTTAGCCCACAAGATTCTTCAGGCGGCCACGAACGAGGAAATTCGCGAGGACGGCCAGATCGTCCGCTGCCGGGTGTCCATGGTTCTCGCCAACGACATCACGGCTCCGCTGGCCATCAAGTCCTTCCGGGCCATGGGCGCGGCGAGCGTGTTCGACCGCGACCGTGTCGCCCTCGTCTGCGACCACTTCACGCCGAACAAGGACATTGACTCTGCCGAGCAGGTCAAGGTGGTGCGCGATTTCGCCGAACGCCAGCGCATTACCCATTACTACGAGGGTGGCAATGTGGGCGTGGAGCACGCGCTGTTGCCGGAACTCGGCATCGTCGGCCCCGGCGACGTGGTCGTCGGCGCGGACAGCCACACCTGCACCTATGGCGGTCTTGGCGCGTTCGCCACCGGCATGGGGTCCACGGACATCGCGGCGGCCATGGCCCTTGGCGAGACGTGGTTCAAGGTGCCGCCGACCATCCGCGTGAACGTGGATGGCGAGATGGGCAACTACGTGCAGGGCAAGGACATCATGCTCCGCCTCATCGGCGAGATTGGCGTGGCCGGTGCGCTGTACCGCGCCCTCGAATTCGGCGGGCCCGCCATCGATGCGCTGTCCGTGGAGGGGCGCATGACCATCGCCAACATGGCCATCGAGGCGGGCGGCAAGGTCGGCCTGTTCCCGGTGGACGCAAAGACCATCGCCTATGCCGAGGCGGCTGGGCGCAGCGGTTGCGAGGAAATGGTCCCCGATCCCGGCGCGCATTACGAGCGCGTGGTGGACATCGACGTGACGGGCATGGAGCCGCAGGTGGCCTGCCCGCATCTGCCGGACAACGTGAAGCCTGTATCCGTCGTGACCGGGGTGAAGGTGCATCAGGCCGTCATCGGCTCCTGCACCAACGGCCGCATCGAGGACATGCGCGAGGCCGCCGCCGTGCTCAAGGGGCGCAAGGTGGCGCGCAGCGTGCGCTGCATCGTGCTGCCCGCCACGCCGGGAATCTGGCGGCAGGCCCTCAAGGAAGGGCTTATCGCCATATTCATGGATGCCGGATGCGTGGTTGGTCCGCCGACCTGCGGTCCGTGCCTTGGCGGGCACATGGGCATCCTTGCGGGGGGCGAGCGCGCCATCGCGACCACTAACCGCAATTTCCGGGGGCGCATGGGCAGCCTCGAATCCGAGGTCTATCTGGCCAATCCGGCCGTTGCGGCGGCAAGCGCCGTGGCTGGCGAAATCCTCCATCCGGCAAAGCTCTAG
- a CDS encoding 2-isopropylmalate synthase: protein MSDRVFIFDTTLRDGEQSPGATMNQLEKLRIARQLESMGVDIIEAGFPAASDGDFCSVREIARSVEKCQVAGLCRAVPSDIDRAWEAIREAAHPRIHTFIATSPLHMKHKLQKEPAQVLEMAQRAVRHACGYTANVEFSAEDASRSEWDFLARITEAVIDCGATTVNIPDTVGYAQPDEFAELIRYLRANVRNIDRAIISVHCHNDLGLAVANTMAAIRAGARQAEVTLSGIGERAGNAALEEVVMNLNTRRNFFEVEHGIDTKMLFPACRLLSHIIGQPIPPNKAVTGANAFAHESGIHQDGVLKDRRTYEIMTPESVGRVGTDMVLGKHSGRHAIKRKLDELGYRLSEEDVTLVADAMKRLADIKKTIYDEDLEAIVLEEVFRIPDRFRLNHLTVHSGTTGVPATAAVILDVNGEERKLAQFGVGPVDATFNTIAEIIGLKPSLERFQINAISGGTDALGEVTVKIREGSRSAVGRGADPDIIIASAKAYINAMNRLAKKTEETSECPAP, encoded by the coding sequence ATGTCCGATCGCGTATTCATATTCGACACCACACTCAGGGATGGCGAACAGTCTCCCGGTGCGACCATGAACCAGCTCGAAAAGCTCCGCATCGCTAGACAGCTCGAATCCATGGGCGTCGACATCATCGAGGCGGGCTTCCCCGCCGCCAGCGACGGAGATTTCTGCTCCGTGCGGGAAATTGCCAGAAGCGTCGAGAAGTGCCAGGTGGCCGGGCTGTGCCGGGCCGTTCCCTCGGACATCGACCGCGCGTGGGAGGCCATCAGAGAGGCCGCCCATCCCCGCATCCATACCTTCATCGCCACCAGCCCCCTGCACATGAAGCACAAGCTCCAGAAGGAGCCTGCGCAGGTGCTCGAAATGGCTCAGCGCGCGGTACGTCACGCCTGTGGCTACACCGCCAACGTCGAGTTCTCGGCCGAGGACGCCTCGCGTTCCGAGTGGGATTTCCTCGCCCGCATCACCGAAGCGGTCATCGACTGCGGGGCCACCACGGTCAACATTCCGGACACCGTCGGCTACGCTCAGCCCGACGAGTTCGCCGAGCTTATCCGCTACCTGCGGGCCAACGTGCGCAACATCGACCGCGCCATCATTTCCGTCCATTGCCACAACGACCTCGGCCTCGCCGTGGCCAACACCATGGCCGCCATTCGCGCCGGTGCGCGCCAGGCGGAGGTGACGCTCTCCGGCATTGGTGAGCGCGCGGGCAACGCGGCCCTTGAGGAAGTGGTGATGAATCTGAACACCCGCCGCAACTTCTTCGAGGTGGAGCACGGCATAGATACGAAGATGCTGTTCCCGGCCTGCCGCCTGCTCTCGCACATCATCGGCCAGCCCATTCCGCCGAACAAGGCGGTTACGGGAGCCAACGCCTTCGCGCATGAGTCCGGCATCCATCAGGACGGCGTGCTCAAGGATCGCCGCACCTACGAGATCATGACGCCCGAGAGCGTCGGCCGTGTCGGCACCGACATGGTGCTTGGCAAGCATTCCGGCCGCCACGCCATCAAGCGCAAGCTCGACGAACTGGGCTACCGCTTGAGCGAGGAGGACGTGACCCTCGTGGCAGACGCCATGAAGCGGCTGGCAGACATCAAGAAGACCATCTATGATGAGGACCTCGAAGCCATCGTGCTGGAGGAGGTGTTCCGCATTCCGGACCGTTTCCGGTTGAACCACCTCACGGTGCATTCCGGAACCACCGGCGTGCCTGCCACGGCGGCGGTCATCCTCGACGTCAATGGCGAGGAGCGAAAGCTCGCGCAGTTCGGCGTGGGGCCGGTGGACGCCACCTTCAACACCATCGCCGAGATCATCGGCCTCAAACCCTCGCTGGAGCGCTTCCAGATCAACGCCATTTCCGGCGGTACGGACGCCCTCGGCGAGGTGACGGTCAAGATTCGCGAGGGAAGCAGGTCCGCCGTGGGACGCGGCGCGGACCCGGACATCATCATCGCCAGCGCCAAGGCCTACATCAACGCCATGAACCGTTTGGCCAAGAAGACGGAGGAGACGAGCGAATGCCCCGCACCTTAG
- the pssA gene encoding CDP-diacylglycerol--serine O-phosphatidyltransferase, whose amino-acid sequence MNAEAPKPIRKGVYVLPNLLTTASLFAGFLGIMWAFEGRFESCAIAILVSAVCDGLDGKVARLTGTSSDFGVQYDSLADLVAFGVTPAILTYRWMLHDFGRLGLMAAFLIIACGALRLARFNVAAPTASKKYFTGLPIPAQACTIATLVLFAPYVMEDYGQYLPSFLLVLTYVLSYLMVSRVRYVSFKEYGFLKAHPFSSAVSATLVFVLVASEPMVLGFVFMLGYVVSGPVLSLLLLRRSGSLREASRKLS is encoded by the coding sequence ATGAACGCCGAAGCGCCGAAGCCCATCCGAAAGGGAGTCTATGTTCTCCCGAACCTGCTGACCACGGCAAGCCTCTTTGCAGGCTTCCTTGGCATCATGTGGGCTTTCGAGGGCCGCTTCGAGTCGTGCGCCATTGCCATCCTCGTCAGCGCTGTGTGCGACGGACTGGACGGCAAGGTTGCCCGCCTCACCGGCACGTCGAGCGACTTCGGCGTTCAGTACGATTCCCTTGCTGATCTCGTGGCCTTTGGCGTCACCCCGGCGATTCTCACCTATCGCTGGATGCTGCACGACTTCGGTCGCCTCGGTCTCATGGCCGCGTTCCTCATTATCGCCTGTGGCGCGCTTCGGCTCGCCCGCTTCAACGTCGCCGCTCCCACGGCCTCCAAAAAGTACTTCACGGGTCTGCCCATTCCCGCGCAGGCCTGTACCATCGCCACGCTCGTGCTGTTCGCTCCGTATGTCATGGAGGACTACGGACAGTACCTGCCGTCCTTCCTGCTTGTGCTCACCTACGTGCTGTCCTATCTGATGGTCAGCCGCGTGCGCTACGTGTCCTTCAAGGAATACGGATTCCTCAAGGCGCATCCCTTCTCTTCTGCGGTTTCCGCCACGCTGGTCTTCGTGCTCGTGGCGTCCGAACCCATGGTGCTGGGCTTCGTGTTCATGCTTGGATACGTCGTCTCCGGCCCTGTCCTCAGCCTGCTGTTGCTACGCCGTTCCGGCTCGCTACGCGAGGCTTCCCGCAAGCTCTCGTAA
- a CDS encoding phosphatidylserine decarboxylase family protein, producing MHKPTVGMSLEGMPIFGLSVLLTLVLAICELTIPAVLAFVVTAFIGHFFRDPERVVPQEEGVAVSPADGRVCKIGREADPITGEERQVVCVFMNVFNVHVNRAPVAGTVRRLLYIPGKFFNASLDKASKDNERLAMGLEDEDGRQWTVVQIAGLIARRIVCWAEEGDSLARGRRYGLIKFGSRLDVYLPTDYDPSVAVGDNVFAGQTVLARKK from the coding sequence ATGCACAAGCCAACCGTCGGAATGAGCCTCGAAGGCATGCCCATCTTCGGGCTTTCCGTCCTGCTGACCCTTGTCCTCGCCATTTGCGAGTTGACCATTCCCGCCGTTTTGGCCTTCGTGGTGACGGCGTTCATCGGCCACTTTTTCCGTGATCCGGAGCGCGTGGTGCCGCAGGAGGAAGGCGTTGCCGTGTCCCCCGCGGACGGGCGCGTCTGCAAGATCGGCCGCGAGGCGGACCCCATCACCGGCGAGGAGCGTCAGGTGGTGTGCGTGTTCATGAACGTGTTCAACGTCCACGTGAACCGCGCCCCCGTGGCGGGCACCGTGCGCCGTTTGCTCTACATCCCCGGCAAGTTTTTCAACGCCTCGCTCGACAAGGCCTCCAAGGACAACGAGCGCCTTGCCATGGGCCTTGAGGACGAGGACGGCCGCCAGTGGACCGTGGTGCAGATCGCCGGGCTCATCGCGCGGCGCATCGTGTGCTGGGCCGAGGAGGGTGACAGCCTCGCCCGTGGACGCCGCTATGGTTTGATCAAATTCGGGTCGAGGCTTGACGTCTATCTGCCCACGGATTATGACCCAAGTGTTGCCGTTGGTGACAACGTCTTCGCCGGGCAGACCGTACTGGCCCGGAAAAAGTAA
- a CDS encoding HAD family hydrolase → MDIRRERPVDAVIFDFGGVLANEGFFDGLAEMAHRTGKDTEFVTETAVDIIRGDGYAVHRIDEAEFWRRFRDRTGISGADDALRDELLSRFVLREHMFRRVDKLREAGYKVAILSDQTNWLEELEHRHGFYGKFDVVHNSWLTGYTKKDTEAFTGMLSALGVEPSRTLFVDDHAGHIRRAQALGLRTIHYTDRESFERQFANHCPDLGDA, encoded by the coding sequence ATGGACATCAGGCGTGAACGGCCAGTGGACGCCGTCATTTTCGATTTCGGCGGCGTGCTGGCCAATGAGGGCTTCTTTGACGGTCTTGCCGAAATGGCCCACCGCACGGGCAAGGATACGGAATTCGTCACCGAGACGGCCGTGGACATTATCCGGGGCGACGGCTACGCCGTGCATCGCATCGACGAGGCGGAGTTCTGGCGCAGATTTCGCGACCGCACGGGCATTTCCGGCGCGGACGACGCGCTTCGTGACGAGTTGCTCTCGCGCTTCGTCCTGCGCGAGCACATGTTCCGGCGTGTGGACAAGCTGCGCGAGGCCGGGTACAAGGTCGCCATCCTGAGCGACCAGACCAACTGGCTGGAAGAACTGGAACATCGCCACGGATTCTACGGAAAGTTCGACGTGGTCCACAATTCGTGGCTCACGGGGTACACCAAGAAGGATACCGAGGCATTCACGGGCATGCTTTCCGCGCTTGGCGTCGAGCCGTCGCGGACACTGTTCGTCGATGACCACGCCGGGCACATCCGGCGGGCACAGGCTCTAGGGCTGCGGACCATCCACTACACGGACCGCGAATCCTTCGAGCGTCAATTCGCTAACCATTGCCCCGATCTCGGGGACGCATGA
- a CDS encoding EamA family transporter — MPWYGLALLAALFTASQATLLRRWFSDLSTAHMAAIPLVCGLPVFAVSLAATPVPDLQDGFWMVFWITQPVNAVGFALHMRAIRVSPLSLTMPYLALTPALVMLTGRAVLGEMPNAWGALGVLCIACGSYILHIEPGRGGGALAPLKAFAREPGSRCMLGAATIYALASVLGKKCVLLSSPQFFAMLFHTVFAAAGVLALALCCGLPLAALRRHPVAGLCSGLCFGAEALAHNMAIALAKAAYMIAIKRFSVVLSVLFGHLFLHERNLRSRLTGAALMFAGAAIIGLAGN, encoded by the coding sequence ATGCCGTGGTACGGACTCGCCCTCCTCGCCGCCCTCTTCACCGCCTCGCAGGCAACGCTCCTGCGCAGGTGGTTCTCGGACCTATCCACCGCGCACATGGCGGCCATACCGCTCGTATGCGGACTCCCCGTCTTCGCGGTGAGCCTCGCTGCCACGCCCGTTCCCGACCTTCAGGACGGCTTCTGGATGGTGTTCTGGATCACACAACCCGTCAACGCCGTGGGCTTCGCCCTGCACATGCGGGCCATTCGCGTCTCGCCCCTGTCGCTGACCATGCCCTACCTCGCCCTCACACCCGCACTGGTCATGCTGACGGGCAGGGCCGTACTCGGCGAAATGCCCAATGCATGGGGCGCACTCGGGGTGCTCTGCATCGCCTGCGGCAGCTACATCCTACACATCGAGCCGGGCCGCGGCGGCGGCGCGCTCGCCCCGCTCAAGGCCTTTGCGCGCGAACCCGGTTCGCGCTGCATGCTCGGCGCGGCAACCATCTACGCCCTCGCCTCGGTTCTCGGCAAAAAGTGCGTACTGCTGTCCTCGCCACAGTTCTTCGCCATGCTCTTCCACACCGTGTTCGCGGCCGCCGGAGTGCTGGCGCTGGCCCTGTGCTGCGGCCTGCCCCTTGCGGCACTGCGGCGGCACCCCGTGGCGGGGCTGTGCTCCGGTCTCTGCTTCGGGGCGGAGGCGCTGGCCCACAACATGGCCATCGCCCTTGCCAAGGCGGCCTACATGATCGCCATCAAGCGCTTCAGCGTGGTGCTCTCGGTCCTCTTCGGACATCTGTTCCTACACGAGCGCAACCTCCGCTCGCGGCTGACGGGCGCGGCGCTCATGTTCGCCGGGGCGGCCATCATCGGCCTCGCCGGAAACTGA